CGTTCCGAACCACTACAACAGGCAAAGCTTGCACACGAGTATTATCTTTCTCAACATCTGAACGTGGTAGATACTCACCTTTTGATTCATACAGATGAATTAATTCTTTAGTGCTGTCCACATGAATGCAGTCACCGGTCTTGAAAAAAGCTGATACGTGACTTTTTGGAAGCGTAAGAACATCTTCGCTGATCTGTTCCTCAATAACGCCTAGAATAATATCTACGACTTTTTCTGCGGTGCGTTTTGGATCAACCTGAATAGCGCCTTGTGATGTATTTATCTCATATATACGAAATTTATCCTTCATACGCTCAGCGGTACGCTTAGTAACTTCAAGCATTTCGCCTAATACTTTTTCATTCATAATAGAACCCACGGTGCCAACAATTGGAAGAAGGCCCTGCTCACGCTTCATTGCATCTTTAGGTGAAACAGTCATGAGAAATACCGCAGTGATACGTTTTCGCCAATCATTTTGTGTGATGAATTGTTCAATAGCCTCTCGCTCGTCTGCACGAAGCCTCTGTAATTTTTCCAACAATTCAAGCCAGCAAATTGTGTCAAATATACCGCGGTCCAGAATTAGAATTTGAGGGTCATCTGGACGTGGAGGATTCTGGGTCTTTTCTAAAATCTGAGATAAGGTTGTACATGCTGTCCATATATTAAAGTTGGCATGCTTTTTATCTCTGATAGGACAAACTGAAGCTCGTTCTACGACTACCTCTGCACGAAATCCGCATCTCCTTAAAAAAGCATGTACTTGTGACAATGTTGTAGTTTTACCAGCTTTCGGTACGCCTGCGAATTCGAGCACAATGGGGATACGTGCAGCATCTCTAAACCTTTGTGCTGCTCTTTCCGCTCGTGCTTGTAAAGCAGACTTCACCATAGCCTACACTCCTTGTGGGGTCTCGTCTTTCAAAACACCGCCAAAGTTAACCAGTACACAACT
The sequence above is drawn from the Sulfuricaulis sp. genome and encodes:
- a CDS encoding NUDIX domain-containing protein — its product is MVKSALQARAERAAQRFRDAARIPIVLEFAGVPKAGKTTTLSQVHAFLRRCGFRAEVVVERASVCPIRDKKHANFNIWTACTTLSQILEKTQNPPRPDDPQILILDRGIFDTICWLELLEKLQRLRADEREAIEQFITQNDWRKRITAVFLMTVSPKDAMKREQGLLPIVGTVGSIMNEKVLGEMLEVTKRTAERMKDKFRIYEINTSQGAIQVDPKRTAEKVVDIILGVIEEQISEDVLTLPKSHVSAFFKTGDCIHVDSTKELIHLYESKGEYLPRSDVEKDNTRVQALPVVVVRNASGDVLRLRRREKQTDDLLHDKVVIWAGGHVRKEDAVGGSSISQCMVRELEEELRLRVQASALKPLGAIYVDVGERSSKHVAIVHEWRAMTDDVAVALSNSEFFERRGTSLSGSFATLDELAIDVEGKKLHEAWSDYIVREFLAKDSRHLTPRLL